The window ACCGGGAGATGCCCTGACTTTCCGAGGGGACATCCCCCATGGTCCTGAACGGCTGATTCAGCTTCCTATCCGCTTTCTGGCCATTATTTACTACGACTCCCTGAAAGCATTTTGAGCCTGCTCCGTACAGGCATTGCAGGCAACGCCTCACACAACACCAATTTGATCCCCAAAATTCTGGCCAAGCATTGCCTGCAATACCAATTTGATCTCTAAAATACGGACTAGTAAGGAAGCCATTTCAAGATTTATGACCTACTGCCTTGGCATCATGACCCGGTTTGGACTGGTTATGGCGGCTGATTCCCGGACGAATGCGGGAGTGGATCATGTATCCACCTATCAAAAACTGTTCAACTTCTCCCAACTCGGAGATCGGGTGCTTCTGATCTGCACCTCCGGCAATCTATCTATCACCCAGGCTGCAATTACCCTGCTCCAGAAAGATTTGAAAACTCAGACAGATGCCAATCTCCACACCCTTCCTTCCCTCTATGAGGCAGCTCGATACATTGGTGAAAAACTGCGCCAGATTCAAGATCAGGACCGAACCTGGCTCCAGCAAGATGGCATTGAGTATCAATGCAGTATGCTCCTGGGCGGCCAGATCCAGGGAGAAGAACCGGGTTTATACCTGATTTACAGCCAGGGCAACTGTATCCAGGCTTCTGCAGATACCCCATTCTTGCAAATTGGCGAAACCAAGTATGGCAAGCCTATTCTGGATCGGACTTTGACCTTCAATACAACGCTGGAAGCCGCCGCAAAATCTGCGTTACTCTCGATCGACTCCACCATGAAATCGAACATCTCTGTAGGCCCTCCGATCAACCTGGTCGTGTACGAAGCAGACACCTTTCAGATCAAGCATGAGCTCCGACTCCGTTCTGGCTCGCCTTACCTGGTCAAGATCCGCAAATTGTGGGAGGAATCCCTGCGAGAAGCCTTTGATCGCATGCCCAATGTTGATTGGGAACAGGTTCTGGAAACATAGGGGGATACCCCCTGCAGTTTGGAAAAATCATCGTACAAATGCACTGTCTTTTCTCTTTGCCCTTATCATTGAAGAATATCCTGAGGACAGTCCAGAGGATAGTCTCATGAATGATGGTGGGATCGATCGGCTTCCAGTCACTCAGTTGGAAGAAAGATATAACCTGGTCAAAAGCGCTATTTATACCAGGCTAAAAGCCCTTGGCCTTAAGCCTGAACGAGTTGGGAATAAGGCCTATGTCAATGCAACTCAGATCAGGTTGTTGGATGATCTGCATCACTTTATCCAGACCGGCGGGACAACAGCAGAATTTTTGGACAGCCGAGGATTAACTGGCCTTGAGGACGACTCATCCGAAGAACTGTCCTCTGAACTGTCCACAGGACAACCGGATATGCTGAAGTTGATTACCGGGCTTGCCGCAGAAATGGCTTCCAGGATGCAGCCGGTCGATCCATTTCGATATTACGAGATCCTAGAAAATGCGGCCCAAAAAGGCTGGATTCTCAAAACTTCAGAGCTGGCCCAGCTTCTGGAATTGCCTGCTGCAATGCTACAACAGTACGGTGATCGCTTCTCTGAAGCTGGGTTTGTTTTTACCCAATCCGGATTTCGCCAGGGAGAGGTTGCCTGGCGAGTTTCTAAACCTTTAAAATAAAAAAGCTAGCTTAAAAGCCAGCTAGAATAGTTAGTTAGTTAGTACTGATTGGTTAGTAGTCTGATTAGTTCAATTGGGATTTTCTTGGGTGATGTTAGTCGTAGCACTGGCATCACCTCAGTTTTGATGGGCCTGAAATAGACAAATCAAAATTAAGGTGACGGACTGTTTGTCACTCTGGCCTATGTACGCCAGCAGGAGCTTTACCCACCAGTGGAGGCTGTTCTCCTTGAACCCTTCAATCTTTCCTCCTAAACTATAGCATGTCCTGAGGAATGTCCTGAGGAATTTCCAAAGTATTTTCCTGAGGATAGTCCTCAGGAATTTAAACCTCCACAGTTCTGAGGAATGACCTGAAGAATATCCTTCAGAGAGTCAGCCGATCGACGGAACCACCTCAGGAATGAGAATTAAATCCACGACCCTAAGGCGTTTCTCCAGTATTTTCCTGAGGACAGTTCTCAGGAATTCCAAGACCTTTCGTCCTGAGGACAGTCCTTAGGATAGTCCTC of the Leptolyngbya sp. 'hensonii' genome contains:
- a CDS encoding proteasome-type protease, coding for MTYCLGIMTRFGLVMAADSRTNAGVDHVSTYQKLFNFSQLGDRVLLICTSGNLSITQAAITLLQKDLKTQTDANLHTLPSLYEAARYIGEKLRQIQDQDRTWLQQDGIEYQCSMLLGGQIQGEEPGLYLIYSQGNCIQASADTPFLQIGETKYGKPILDRTLTFNTTLEAAAKSALLSIDSTMKSNISVGPPINLVVYEADTFQIKHELRLRSGSPYLVKIRKLWEESLREAFDRMPNVDWEQVLET